A window of Halomonas sp. GFAJ-1 contains these coding sequences:
- a CDS encoding flagellin, translating to MSVINTNITSMIGQSNLNKSQNALQTSMERLSSGLRINSAKDDAAGQAIANRMTAQINGLAQAQRNANDGISIAQTAEGGLNQINDNVQRIRELSVQAANGTNSQDDLQSIQDEIGQRLNEIDRISRETDFNGTNVLAQDQQLAIQVGSEDGQRISVGLQEINAQTLGLGSFNVTGPAAVSDAATTIDFEADAAGISAENTAITRFFGATTEVETIALDTDDFADDLSARLGVAATSVAPTAEAQMDDKGNLFAEVVITAADATEVDNLAARGINVTQGEATSFYIALDPSEGTVAGDTITFELDGDEVAFSDLTQGGTTDPLATLDTALNQIDSLRSELGAVQNRFEDAITNLNTNETNLSAARSRIEDADYAVEVANMTRAQILQQAGTSVLAQANQIPQNVLSLLG from the coding sequence ATGTCAGTGATCAATACCAACATCACATCGATGATCGGCCAGTCCAACCTGAACAAGAGCCAAAACGCTCTGCAGACTTCCATGGAGCGTCTGTCGTCAGGTCTGCGCATCAACAGCGCCAAGGATGATGCGGCAGGCCAAGCCATCGCCAACCGCATGACTGCACAGATCAATGGTCTTGCTCAGGCACAGCGTAACGCTAACGATGGTATTTCCATCGCGCAAACCGCTGAAGGTGGTCTGAACCAGATCAACGACAACGTTCAGCGTATTCGTGAGCTGTCTGTCCAAGCAGCTAACGGCACCAACTCTCAGGATGACTTACAGTCCATTCAAGACGAAATTGGTCAGCGTTTGAACGAGATTGATCGTATTTCTCGCGAAACTGACTTCAATGGCACTAACGTACTGGCGCAAGACCAGCAGCTGGCTATTCAGGTTGGCTCCGAAGATGGTCAGCGCATTAGTGTTGGCCTTCAGGAAATCAATGCTCAAACACTTGGCCTGGGCTCTTTCAACGTGACTGGCCCTGCAGCAGTCAGTGATGCTGCAACTACTATTGATTTTGAGGCCGACGCTGCGGGTATTTCCGCAGAAAATACTGCCATTACCCGTTTCTTTGGTGCAACTACTGAAGTTGAAACAATCGCTCTAGACACTGATGATTTCGCTGATGACCTGTCCGCACGATTAGGCGTTGCTGCTACTAGTGTAGCGCCTACTGCTGAAGCGCAAATGGACGATAAAGGCAACTTATTTGCAGAAGTTGTAATTACTGCTGCTGATGCGACTGAAGTTGATAACCTAGCAGCGCGCGGGATTAATGTCACTCAGGGCGAAGCAACTAGTTTCTATATTGCGCTTGATCCTTCAGAAGGTACTGTAGCTGGTGACACCATCACGTTTGAACTAGATGGTGATGAGGTTGCTTTTTCTGATCTAACACAGGGTGGAACGACTGACCCGCTTGCTACTTTAGATACGGCGCTAAATCAGATTGACAGCCTTCGTTCTGAGCTGGGTGCTGTTCAAAACCGTTTCGAAGATGCCATCACTAACCTGAACACCAACGAGACTAACCTCTCTGCTGCCCGTTCGCGTATTGAAGATGCTGACTACGCAGTAGAAGTCGCCAACATGACCCGCGCGCAGATTCTGCAGCAGGCTGGCACTTCCGTTCTGGCTCAGGCCAACCAGATTCCGCAGAACGTTCTTTCTCTGCTGGGTTAA
- a CDS encoding flagellar hook protein, with product MATITSLGVGSGLDLTGLLDQLQEAERGKLAPITLQKKQQQAKISAFGQLQTSLNAFQDSVAKINDPKLYQSLSASVRGDAVKATTTASALPGSYRVEVSQLATSGTLASSRITEGKDEALDLQGATAMRLNFGSGDSVDIDIAPGSSLSAIRDAINANKEAGVNATIINDGQGYRLALSSKETGADASIDSFSFIDADKQPVTGPFTEGANTQNGGKDAVLKVNGITITSAKNQIEGAIQGVTLNLSELSLGEDETATSTINVERDTLKQREAINGFVKAYNDLKSTIGKLTSFSGDSETAGELVGDSTVRTIESRLRSVLTSGVEGGELSTLSQLGITLQRDGTLKADDAKLNDLVANNPQALSDFFAGEKKGSGLAGKLGTSIEQMLGNNGVVKLAISGAENRVKSLDDRFERMEKSIESTIARYRRQFSQLDGMIAQMNSMSDYLTQQFDALDNQLGRRR from the coding sequence ATGGCGACAATAACCTCTCTTGGCGTTGGTTCTGGCCTTGACCTAACAGGGCTGCTTGATCAGCTTCAGGAAGCCGAGCGGGGCAAGCTTGCGCCGATTACGCTTCAGAAAAAACAGCAGCAGGCGAAAATTTCCGCGTTTGGCCAGCTGCAAACGTCGCTGAATGCGTTTCAAGACTCAGTTGCGAAAATTAACGACCCCAAACTGTACCAAAGCCTTTCCGCCAGCGTGCGGGGCGATGCCGTTAAAGCCACCACCACTGCCAGCGCACTGCCGGGCAGCTACCGGGTGGAAGTGAGCCAGCTTGCCACCTCCGGTACGCTGGCCTCTAGCAGAATTACCGAAGGAAAAGATGAAGCGCTAGACCTGCAAGGCGCCACCGCGATGCGGCTCAATTTTGGTAGCGGCGATTCCGTGGATATCGATATTGCCCCCGGCAGCAGCCTTTCCGCGATTCGTGATGCCATTAACGCCAACAAAGAAGCCGGTGTTAACGCAACCATCATCAACGACGGCCAAGGCTACCGGCTGGCGCTAAGTTCTAAAGAGACGGGGGCCGATGCTTCCATTGATAGCTTTAGCTTTATTGATGCTGACAAGCAGCCAGTGACCGGCCCCTTCACGGAAGGAGCGAACACCCAGAATGGTGGTAAAGATGCCGTCCTAAAAGTAAACGGCATTACCATTACCAGCGCTAAAAACCAGATTGAAGGCGCGATTCAGGGGGTGACCCTAAACCTTTCAGAGTTGAGCCTGGGCGAAGATGAAACCGCCACCAGTACCATTAACGTAGAGCGCGATACGCTAAAACAGCGCGAGGCCATTAATGGCTTTGTAAAAGCCTATAACGACTTAAAAAGCACCATAGGCAAACTCACTAGCTTTAGCGGTGACAGCGAAACCGCTGGCGAGTTAGTCGGCGATAGCACCGTGCGCACCATCGAAAGCCGCCTGCGTAGTGTGCTGACGAGCGGCGTGGAGGGGGGGGAGCTTTCTACCCTTAGCCAGCTTGGGATTACCCTGCAGCGGGATGGCACGCTAAAGGCAGATGATGCCAAGCTAAACGATTTAGTCGCCAATAACCCCCAAGCGCTAAGCGACTTTTTTGCCGGTGAGAAAAAAGGCAGTGGGCTGGCAGGTAAACTCGGCACCAGTATTGAACAAATGCTGGGCAATAATGGCGTAGTTAAACTGGCAATAAGCGGCGCAGAAAACCGTGTAAAAAGCCTAGATGACCGCTTTGAGCGCATGGAAAAAAGTATTGAAAGCACCATTGCCCGCTACCGCAGGCAGTTCAGCCAGCTAGACGGCATGATCGCCCAGATGAACAGCATGAGCGACTACCTGACTCAGCAGTTCGATGCGCTAGATAACCAGCTGGGCCGCAGAAGGTAA
- a CDS encoding flagellar hook protein, with translation MATISSLGIGSGLDLNGLLDQLQEAERGKLEPIERQLETQQTKISAYGQLQSSLAQFQTASAALNDSALYESLSTNVGGSAVTAAADGEAQPGNYNVMVERLASAGTLATNSVADPEASRTDTDRTLTLQFAGDDQPGVPVQIAAGSSLEDIRDAINATEDSGVSASIIFDGEEYRLALNSTQTGEAASVSGLEWDGADNPLAADVIQAGRDASLNVNGIAITSPTNQVEGAIQGVTLNLQEEGSSTIAVEQDTRAVREAVTSFVDAYNDLKSTMGELTSFNAETGAAGELLGDSAIRTVESRLRSVLSGGVEGQFSMLSDIGISLQRDGTLAIDDDALDNAIANNQDALSTFFAGDSAETGMAGQLNQTIEQLLSTNGTVTGAISGAENRSESLVERYTRMEQSIEQTISRYRTQFGQLDSMIAQMNQTSDYLTQQFDALDAQLGRR, from the coding sequence ATGGCTACCATTTCATCACTCGGCATTGGCTCTGGGCTAGACTTGAACGGCTTACTGGATCAGCTGCAGGAAGCTGAGCGAGGCAAGCTCGAACCCATAGAGCGTCAACTGGAAACCCAGCAAACCAAAATTTCCGCTTACGGCCAGCTACAAAGCTCCCTTGCTCAGTTTCAAACGGCCTCTGCAGCGTTAAACGATAGTGCACTGTATGAAAGCCTTTCCACCAACGTAGGTGGCAGTGCCGTTACCGCCGCTGCAGATGGCGAAGCGCAGCCCGGCAACTACAACGTAATGGTTGAACGATTGGCGAGTGCTGGCACGCTCGCGACAAATTCGGTCGCTGATCCTGAAGCTTCTCGCACTGATACAGATCGTACCTTAACCCTACAGTTCGCCGGTGATGACCAGCCAGGTGTGCCGGTACAGATTGCTGCTGGAAGCTCCCTTGAAGATATTCGCGATGCGATAAATGCGACCGAAGATAGCGGTGTGTCTGCCTCTATTATCTTTGATGGTGAAGAGTATCGTTTAGCGCTGAACTCTACCCAAACCGGTGAAGCAGCTTCCGTATCTGGCCTTGAATGGGATGGTGCTGACAACCCTCTAGCGGCTGATGTCATTCAAGCGGGTCGAGATGCCTCGTTAAACGTTAACGGCATCGCGATCACCAGCCCTACCAATCAAGTGGAAGGCGCTATCCAAGGCGTGACGCTTAACCTGCAAGAAGAGGGCAGCAGCACCATTGCCGTAGAGCAAGACACCCGCGCCGTGCGTGAAGCCGTCACCAGCTTTGTGGATGCCTATAACGACCTAAAAAGCACCATGGGTGAGCTAACCAGCTTTAATGCGGAAACAGGTGCCGCGGGCGAGTTGCTGGGCGACAGCGCCATTCGCACCGTGGAGTCCCGCCTGCGCAGCGTGCTCAGCGGCGGTGTGGAAGGCCAGTTCTCCATGCTGAGCGATATTGGTATTTCGCTACAGCGGGATGGCACGCTAGCTATCGATGATGATGCGCTGGATAACGCCATTGCCAATAACCAAGATGCGCTTTCGACGTTTTTTGCCGGTGATTCAGCTGAAACCGGCATGGCCGGCCAGTTGAATCAAACCATAGAGCAGCTGCTAAGCACGAACGGTACCGTCACTGGGGCCATCTCTGGTGCTGAAAACCGCTCTGAATCCTTGGTTGAACGCTACACACGTATGGAGCAATCCATCGAGCAAACCATCTCCCGCTATCGTACCCAGTTTGGTCAGTTGGATAGCATGATCGCCCAGATGAACCAAACCAGCGATTACCTCACCCAGCAGTTTGATGCACTGGATGCCCAGCTAGGCCGCAGGTAA